The Vigna angularis cultivar LongXiaoDou No.4 chromosome 9, ASM1680809v1, whole genome shotgun sequence DNA window TAGTTGACTAAAAAGCTAAAATATGCTGCTTTTTTTTCAACTCCAGTAGAATTCAAAAACCTTTCTTTTCTAACTGAAATTCAAATGCACACAATCATTAGTCTCAACtagtaaataaatgaaatatctCATGTAACCCGCAAGATTCCACAAATTAAGTACCAATAAACTTAAGAAGAGGGGAAGAAGTACCGAGAATTCATTCCAAACTAATTGCCTGTTCATATATTCAAAGCTAACAGCACGATTCATATTTGGGCTCCCATATACAAGCCTAGCTCGTAAGGCTCTTTCAATAAGATTTCGATATCTGCTTTACAAAAAAGCCCAACTAGAAGATAAGTTTACATAGCAAGTCAAACTAAAAGAAACCAATTATATGCCAGAAACGTATAGACAAATATATATCCTATAGAACCCACAGAACCTTCACACAAGATGAGCATTCATTGTTACACTATATTCAACACTTTTTATTAAACAAGCTATTCTAGAACTCACCGTTGGGTTAAAAATTCCTattatatacacacacatattaACTGCAAAATTTTAGGTTAATccaaaattatttgaaatcTCTCGTATACGTCAAAACTAcataatatatacatttaaaacaAGTGAAAATGAGAATCACTGATTATCttattgtagttaaaattttataaaacttggCACAAACAATCTAGGTAACATGTAACAGTCTGATAgatgagaaatatattttatacaaagtTAATAGTAAGAATAGTTAAACTTAAACACCAGTATAAGGTGATCTTCCCTTGTATGTGTATCAAATGAAAACAGTTCTTATGGTGAAAAGTGAGAACTATAAATCCAACATAAAACCATACATGTATGTTCACTAAAAAAGTTGTGcacatttttctaaaaataaaatattatctatgTTATTTGTAAAAGTTAATCAGTGATCATGATACATGAGCACTTAAAAAATTCatgtacaatattttaaaagtttgacatgtacaatattttaaaagtttgacatgtacaatattttaaaagtttgacatgtacaatattttaaaagtttgacatgtacaatattttaaaagtttgacatgtacaatattttaaaagtttgacatgtacaatattttaaaagtttgacatgtacaatattttaaaagtttgacatgtacaatattttaaaagtttgacatgtacaatattttaaaagtttgaccGATGAAATGTTGCTGTTCTCATTTCTCATAAACAAAAATTTCTACATCATATGTTGCCTATATATATTTCAGAACACAAACAGAAGAAACAAAAGAGGTTTTTTCTTTATCAGCAACGAAACAGGTGTTGAGTTAACTGTTTGGTAGTTGAAATAAATCACCTTCCAGTGCAAAGAAATATCAACAGGTTTCCAAATGAAGCAGCTCTATAAACTCCTTCTATTCGTTGTATCAAGATCCATAGGCGTCGTGCCAATGGTCTCTGGAACACAGAAAATTTGAAAGTCAAACTAGAGCTCACTTCAACTAAATTCACGTTGTTCTGTAGACTTGCAAGTTGGCAAAAAATTACCTGCTCAGTATCACCCCATCTACGAAAAGCAGAGAAGGACTGCAATCGAGCCCATATATACTGACCTCCAACAGTGGCAACACAATACCAAATTTTCTGCCCAACAGTGAGTCCAGGTCCCTCCAAACCAGTTCTAACTGTGTGCAATGTACCAAACAAGAATAAGAAGTTAGCAGCTAAAAAGAACGATGAACATAGGACAAGAATGAGCAGTACTCAGATAAAGGTATACATGCAATGCTAACAGATCACCAGAAAATTTGTACACTTTCCCTCTTGGTAATTGGTTTGTTTAAGGCACATTGACATACCTCACAAAACGGTATAACACTACAATTTAACACCTTCAGCAGTATGCTATTGACCATGATGCACCATACAAACAATCataaacaaaaactataaacaagaacttgaaaagaaaaaaactgcGCGCTAAAATTTCTATCCAAAGGTGTCGACAGGATATCATCTACTACATTTATCAACTATCATTCATGATGTCAGTGACGTCAACAATAGCTGGAGATTTTCCACAAAGGTCATTCCGTGTGTTTAAAGCTTACAGCttatcaaataatcaattagAATTCAGAAGCGTCTCACACCATAGTAGACATGCTTATCTAAATAGCAGTACACTACCTTGCAGAAAGATGAGATTCAGACCTCCGTACCTTTATCTCTTGGTTCTACTGCACGCTCATCTCTGTACCTCAGGTTCATGAGAGCAATGCCTGGGGTTGGCTTATCCACCCAAATTGAGAACCGCCAAATAAGAAACTCAAGGAAAGCATCAAGCTCCGCTTCATACTGAAATAACATTCCTGGCTAATcccaaaaaacaaaagaaatttgaaaatgttCAAGCAAATTTCCAAATTGATAACAAAATACACCACACACAATGGTTTACAACTGTAAGTCATACATAACTGTACCTTCATTAACGAGAACACTTTAACCAACTGCTCTTTCAACATGGCTGACATTTCAACGTCCAATCGTGCAGCATCGACTTGGTTAACTCTTGATATTGAAATTGGGATTGCTGACTGCCGAAAACCACACCAATAACTTAAACAATTgttgcaaaaaagaaaaaaaaaacagggaaAAGGAAGCATACTATGCAACTTGATCATACTCAATCTtcaatatgataataaaaacaaactttaatCCCAGTAAACTATTAATCTCCATGACGTTCAGAGAAATTCAGCTTATCTCAAGCTTCAACCAGAAAAAACCACAccccaagaaaaaaaaagtaatttttatcaCAAGCAGAAGGGTTTtggataaaaaagaataaaccCAGTAAGCAATAATGAACGAACATGGGATTAcgattatataaatgaatatctAGAATATGGGCAAACCCTAAACGTGAAAAGGGGTACAGTTAAGGGTTCAAAGAATGAATTGATTGAAATGAACAGAAAGAAGCACCtgatgagagagagaaagggattTCCATGTGGGGAGAAGGGTATGGGAAGTGTGAATCCAAGCATCGTGTGAAGGGAGAGTCATTgcgtgatgatgatgatgatgatgatgaaattgGTTTGGTTGAATTTTGTGTTTCCATGCACcgcttctttctctctctaataTGTGAGTGTGTTGCTcagtttagagagagaaagagagatcaGAAGGGTCTGGTCATTGCTGAAGGAAGCtgaattcaacaaaaaacaaggGAAACACTGTTCTCTCATTTCACTCTCCACCGTCCTTTCACCCAAACACACAGGGCTTTTTCGTCTTTTCACTTTTCGCAGATTACTTAAATCGAAAACtcatgttttttattcttggcttgattacttttttttttccattatttatttcttttattcagATTAGTTTGatcagaataaaaatataatcatcTCTCCCTTTCTCAAAAGTGTAATGATGTGAATTAATAGTAAAATCCTTAAAATAGATTTAATACCGTTGGTTctaatttttgtgttaattttgtttgaaatggtcatattttttttagaatgatGAATGCAGTCTcttttattgtaatttatgttcaatttaatctttttgaCAAACGACATTTTAAATAGTTAACGACGCAATGTTAAAGTCACCAATAAGTAAATGATGTAACCTATTTAATCTGATGTGGCTGCCTCTCTCGTCATCGTCATCTTCATCTTGGccacttcatcatcttccatCTTCAACCTCAGGCATAACACTTGCATTTAtgattttaacttttcaatGGGAGGCATAAGCTTCTTTCCCAGTCTCTTCTTTTCTCCATTTACCATAAGCAAAACCCATAAGCTTCAAGCTTCTTTCCCTTCCTTTCTCACGGATGAATTGGTCTTGGGCGCCATTTTTCTCTCGTGCAAAGTTCTTGCCTAGGGAGGGTTTTcttctgcttttctttcttctaattGAAGTTCGCGTGGAGGCAAGGGAAccattcttctcttctctgctTCAAGCTCACGCATCAACCCTATATGTAGAGGGTTCTCCTTCGCACAGAGgaattttggttttctttttgaGGTTTTACTGATCTTGTTTGTGAAATTGGAAATGGGGATTTAGGGTTTTTCGATTGggagattttatgtttttaatcattAAGCGTTTAAGATTGAGGTTGATGGCTATGTTTTGGGGTTGTCTCTAGGATTGAGAGTTATGTTCTTTATCTGTAAATTGTTAGGCGCAGATTGAGGTGGCTATGGATGTCACGTTAGGTGTCAATTCGATAAAATCTCTAATATTAATGGGAGTCATTAAATATCAGAAAATAAGTttcaaaaaacataaatttaccTCACTATATCTTAAAGTGTCCACGTCACTCAATAAATAACATATCATTAACTGATTGGTCAGTTAAACATTTAGTATTTAAACTTCGTTTGTAAAAGACTAAATTGACATAAATTACATTTCAAATAAAGTTGACAACACCTAAAAATAAACAtcgataattttaatttgaacatAATACCGTCTATAATTAACTAGTCAAagtaataaattcaattttaatagaTGCAACTATTGCATTTATTAGTCaaagttataaattaataaattcaattttaatagaTGTTGCATTTATATATTCAACCTTGAAAAGAAGATATTGTTagatttttaagataaaaaaattaacataatgaattatttagttaattacAAAACCATTTATTCTTTCACCTACTTTATCGGTTCCatcactctctttttttttaattatcttttttacaTCACATTACTATTACATCAGGGATATTTTAtggaatgaaaaaaaagaacaataagattttatattatttttcgtTTAAGGGTTTTTCACATAAAAACGAAAAATTAGTccataaatagaaaaaatatattcttagactttcctttttatttgtaaatgttAAGTAGTTAGACAGATAACGATAACATGtgcatttttaaacaaaaaattttctTATCTAATTAGTTTGTGgctaataacaaaataatttagatTAGTCTAACTATATATTTAagataatttagtaaaattgtaattattgtattgaaatattttaaacattaat harbors:
- the LOC108320416 gene encoding peroxisome biogenesis protein 2, producing the protein MTLPSHDAWIHTSHTLLPTWKSLSLSHQSAIPISISRVNQVDAARLDVEMSAMLKEQLVKVFSLMKPGMLFQYEAELDAFLEFLIWRFSIWVDKPTPGIALMNLRYRDERAVEPRDKVRTGLEGPGLTVGQKIWYCVATVGGQYIWARLQSFSAFRRWGDTEQRPLARRLWILIQRIEGVYRAASFGNLLIFLCTGRYRNLIERALRARLVYGSPNMNRAVSFEYMNRQLVWNEFSEMLLLLLPLLNSSSVKNLLRPFSKDKSSSSSEDGTACPICLATPTIPYVALPCQHRYCYYCLRTRCAAAPSFRCSRCSEPVVAMQRHSGVSTE